The following is a genomic window from Myxocyprinus asiaticus isolate MX2 ecotype Aquarium Trade chromosome 38, UBuf_Myxa_2, whole genome shotgun sequence.
tacaaggtgtcaagtgctcagagacatggccaaggtcaagaaggctgaaacacgaccaccactgaatatattcacaatttGAAGTGTCAAGATTTGGCAAAGAAATACccaaagacagattttttcaaaggttttatggacagatgaaatgagagtgactcttgatggaccagatggatgggcccatggctggattactaatggacacagggcaccactttgagtcaggtgccagcagagatggaggaggggtactggtatgggctgctgtcattaaggatgaggtagctggaccttttcgagttgaagatggactgaaactcaactctcaaacctactgccagtttctggaaagtacttttcttcaagcagtggtacaggaagaatctTTATgaatgatctttatgcaggacaatgctccatcacatgcatccaagtactccactgcttggttAGCCTGCAAGGGCCtctaagatgcccaaataatgacttggctcccttcctcacctgacttaaatactactgagaacttgtgggcccttctcaaatgtgagatttacagtgagggaaaacAATACACCTCTTTAAAccgcatttgggaggctgtggttgctgcttcagcgaaagttgatcgtgaacagatcaagaaactgacagactccatggatggaaggctcatggcagttattgaaaagggtggctatattggtcgctgaatatttttgaaaggccaaaaatgttatttaattgtcattttgtattACTTGTAATTAATTGTACTTTTGTATTGcagtgaaagttaatggtgactgaggcaaacaagctgccaaatatctccttttgcgttccacaaAAGTAAGacagtcatttgggtttggaacaacataaggccaaattttcatttttgtgtgaagttTCCCTTTAACATCCTCAGCTTCTATAGATCTTCAGCAGTTTTGCAAATGCAATGGGTATGTCTAAGGAAAGCTGGGATGTTAGTGATACTGTGTTTTTTGTTCAGACCAGTGTTCTTTTGCTGCTAAAGGCACCATTGTAAAATGTAGAAGCCAGATAGAGAGGACTTCAGGAACTTTAACAGCAGGCATTCTCCTTTCATCTCAAGCCCTGAAGGACCAGTGCATAAGTGCAACATTTAACTGAAGATAGAGTGATCTCCCACAAATCAGTAAAGACAAACAGTCATATAATTGGGGGCTTTGCATGTTGTTTTTGTGTAAGAACAGATTAAACATTGTTATGTTTATGTTAGCCTGTCATCTGACAATGCATTCTTGGAGAGATCCAAAAACCAGAGTTTAGGGCTAAACTTGAATATGTTGGGATATAGATGATTAAGATTCATGTTTCCACCATAAAACATTTCCAAGGAGGATAAACCTTGGAGCAGGTTTGAGGGTACTTTGCCAAATCCTCGCCGTTGACTGTGGATGGCCAATATCCTAAGTAACTTCAGGTCTGCGAAGGGAGGGTATTTCAATTTATTATCAGTAAATGATATGCTATTGGCAAACAAATGTAGACTCTCAAGATTGGGCATCCCTGAGAACACAtttgggtgtctgaatgttcttgCTGTTATCTTGTTTGATGACAGTGACAGAGAGGTCAGCTTTCCAGTCCTCTGAATGCATTAGCTTCGATCTCTGAAATCTGATTATCTTGTATCTCCAGATTGTTGAGTTGGGATACGTTTATGAAACTGTCCTTTTCGATTTTGATAAGCTTGTTCAAATTCAGCTACAAGTCCTTCAAGGAATGGGGCCCATTTCTAAAAGCATCACCAATCTTTAATAGATCGTTTGTCCCAAGCTTCAGGACTTCAAGTCTCTTCAGGTTTTTGAACAGACGGACTAATATGTGAGATTTTGTTATCGTACAAGTACAGAATTTTCAACTGTGCCAAATTGGCAAAATCACTACAGATTAAATTGTTGATGCTGTTTCTACTGAGGTCTATGAACTCAAGAGTGGTGAGCATCTGAAAGGAATTTGTAACTTCAGTTAGTTTATTGATTTGTAGATGCAGTATTTGTAGTTGTGTAAATCTTCTTAATACACCTTGTGACAAATGGAAAATGTCCAATAAATCCAATTTGGTCAGTTTAGAACAGGGCTTAAAACATATTGTCAAAAATCCAGCTTTTTCAATGACAAGGGctttgttgacatttcagttgaGTTGAAAACATCAAAATGGTTGCTTCCAGTGTACAGTTCCTCTAAACCTGGAGATGCGAGAACAGGCTTGACTCTTTCTATGTAATGTAGGTGGTTGTTTGTGAGGTTCAACACCTTTAAATTTTGAAGGGTGCTAAAAGCGGACTCCTCAATGTCTTCACTGTTATTAGCATCAAGAAGTAGTACCAGCAGATTAGTTAGACTGCGTAGCATACCGCTTGAGACCCCTTCCAATTTCTTGTTGGCCAGATTGAGATGCGTTAAGTTAGAGAGGCCGTCAAATACACCCTCTTGAATCCATGCAATCTTATTGTTGGATATATTCAAATCTGTCAAGTGTACAAAATTCTGATAGTCTCCGACTTTGATTTGTACAAAGGCATTATAGGAAACATCTAATATTTGGGTGTTGCTGGGTATCTGTGGAGGAACACTAAAAAAGCCCATTTTGTAGCAAAGCACTTTCAGCTGGATGTTATATTGGGAAGTAGTGATGGTGCAATTACTCAGTGAAAATGAAGTAACTGCAGAAAGAAATCCACAGAAAACAACatataatgcaattacttttagaCTTCCCATGCTTTTCCAAGATTTTGCTTTCATGTCTATATTTCACTTATTCTGTTCCCATTATCCAGCCTTCAGCCTTTGGCTCTGTATTATctacaattaaaattattaatcagAGATTATTACCATAGATTAGATTAAAGATATATTTAATGTGGAAATGTAGCAATTGTTATTGTGAGTAACCCATAATTATCTTTCAGATTACCTACATTACCAAAATTATATATGTtatgatactgtatatttactgtaaatgacATGATAAACAGTTCCTCTTGCAAAGATAAAAGAGAATCACAATCTACAGAACAATACCTAATTTCaacaacatgaacatgaacaacagaatatttaatgtcaaaataaattattttctataacataaaaataaatagaatttaCTGTTTACTGTTGTGGCAACAAACATAGTTTAAAAGATATTTCACAAACTTTGAAACAGCTTTTTTGTATTGCCACACCTAAATATTTCTCAACCGATCTAAAGTCATGTTCATTTCAGAAAACGTATCATATTAGGGAAACaattcttttattaaaaaaatcatgGAATGTGTGATAAATAGACTATAGCCACATAGTAAGTCACATACTTATCAGAATCATTATAGCCAACTGTATATGATAATAAATACTTTTAATCAATCCATGACGGGAAATAATCACAATACCCTACTTACAATGTGCTTTCAACCAGTGCTGCTGACATACAGAAATGAAACATTTTACAATTCACTCTCAAAGACTTACCTTTTCATTGCACTCCTCTGAACTACAATTCAGATATACAGCAGACAGTTTTTCTTTATTATGTTGTGTATCAGGAAGTGAAAAAATCTAAGATAGACAAAGCAGAAGTAAAAGCCATACAGATCCACATAGTTTCTAAACCTATAGATTCACACTCAATCCGACAGCTTTGATGACATAAAGTATGCACCCAGTCTGATTCTGCTAAATTAgatcttattatatatatatatatatatatatatatatatatatatatatatatatatatatatatatatatatatttttttttttttttttttttttttttcatgtaaaggTTTGTGTGCTTATATGTTTTCCTTATGGAATTACTTCACTTAAAGTATTATCATGTGATGGTTCTGGTGTCATTTTGTAAAGGAAATAAGACTTTAGTTCTTTGGACTTGACCAACTTGACTAAACACTTAAGAGAGATGACAATGGATTACATAGACAGTGTCTCATCGACAAGATGACTTATCTGAATAACAAgagaatttgtttgttttggctcCTCTATTTCTAACTGCCATAGGAtgagtttaattttagttaatgatTTATTGTTCAAGAATGTTGGAAGTTtaaactctctctcactcactcacttaagTATTTGCTCAATCCAAAACAAATAaaggaataaataaaataaaaaaatcttgataATCATTACAATAAAAATCAGTTATATgaacaataaaaatgttattttgtgtgtgtgtgtgtgtgtgtgtgtgtgtgtgtgtgtgtgtgtgtgtgtgtgtgtgtgtgtgtgtgtgtgtgtgcgcgcgtatGTGTTTTGGTGTCTggcatttaaatttatttttacatgaatttcagaatatcTTTGATATAATTCCCTTTTACTTTCAAAAAATATACAGTCAACCTAGCATGGACTCCAGAAGTTTGTGTAAaacttgatgatccatgttatctcagcatgattgttccaaagagcatcttgtgtgcttcaatggaagcaaggaaatcggAACATTTGTGTAAAGTCCAAATGTGCTTATTTAATTAGTGACCTTGGCCTTGAGCTGCAGGAtacaaaatatttcttatttacctttaaaataaaccctaaaacattctgtttatttccaggtttaaatccgATTACTTTTGAACCCCACAAATTGAAATTAGAATTgaaataggtgtgagtgagaaacagatcaatattcaagtccttttttacaataaatctccactttgacgCTCAGATGtgaaagaatgttaaagtgaaagtgaaagtggagatttattgtataaaaaaaagggcttttaaaatattgatctgtttctcacccacacctatcatatctcttctgtaGACATGGAAATAACCAcaggagtcgaatggattacttttatgctgccttgatgtgatttttaaagcctcaaaattttggtcaccattcaattgctttgaaaggacctacagagctgaaatattcttctgaaaatcttcatttgtgttcagcagaagaaagaaagtcatacacatctgggatggcatgagggtgagtaaatgatgagagaattttcatttttgggtgaactatccctttaaatcacacCAAATTTCTAACAAGGCACTAGCTAAGATAAATGAAATTAGATCATgggaaaaattaataaataacaattatagtaaaacttttaaaaattgcCTGCTAAATACATGTGttcctaaaatgtgtttttttgcaGGTTGTTTTTAAGGACTCTATGCCAAGAAATCAAAATGCAATATATAGGCTTTACATTTTCTACAAGAGAATTCCAAGAGAATGTGCCAATGTGATTTTGTAACAAAACAGCAACATGACATTGAATGAACTTTCAGTTACAGTAACATGATGTTGATATTTGATATTTGCCCTTAAATAAGGTATATTTATTGAAGAAAagtcttctctttctttctctctttctttctttccccttATTTGTAAGAGCGTGTAATTTTATTGTTACGGTACTGACATTTATCTGAAATTTTTTGAACATGTCAGTTATCATACTAATgtcattttgagaaaaaaatctttaaaaaaaaaaaaaaagaaaaaaagatttaaaaaatcgATAATCGAGCGCCGGTCCGGTGTCAGCCATAAATCCGACATCGACTAGTCACGTCTATAAGCTGTTTCGATGGACACCTTTGACTTGTTCAGAAAGCTTGGAGCTGGAGCAAAATTTGATCTGAAAAAGTTTGCTAAAGATGCTGAGCGATTTAAGGTACGTTTTCATGTAAAGCACATAATAAAGTTAAGGTATATTAGGTTTTTGTCAACTAAAATGACGGAAATATATGGATTTTGGCTAGAAAAGGTGCCACATGGCTACCATGTGTTGCCAGTTTCCATTGAATGTGCCTGgaaatgctaatgctaatgctaataaCGAGAAGAGAGTGCCTGAACAAATTGTGTGACATAGTAACAGTCCAACTTGAGTTTGGTGCCGAGGGAAATAGCACGACTGACTGCTATTGTATTTTGAGGTACTAAATAAACACACGCTCGTTTGTTCATGATTAATTCTTGTGTTGTTCTCTTAGGTAGTGAAATCACAGAGCAAAGACAGCTCGAATCAGCTGGCTGGTATCAGTTTCTTTGGCACAGAGAGACATGAGAGCGCATCTCTGGAGTCCAGGCTCAGTGAGGAAGATgaatatgatgatgatgatgatgatgaggaggaggaagaggagattGATGGAGAACAGGTCTCTGATAAACGGAAACGGTCTGAAGTGGATGAGCCAGTGAAAGCAGCACGCAAGAAAAGTAAAGGTGATAAAAAGAAACCTGAAGGTAAGCTATCTCTGTTTTGACATGGACATTGTTTAGGAGAAATGGAAATCTGTCATTAGACAAATACAGTTGTAGTGGTGTCAGCACATATTTGTCACAACTACCATTCAAATGTTATTGGTTTTCAATCTCTCCTCAAACAGAGCATGAGACCAACAGTGGTGGAGAGCAAGAGGGAGTGGGGATCCAATGGATGTCATCACAAGACAAGGCAAAAGATCCCAAGACTAAAGACAAAGTGTCCAAAGACAAGCCCTCAGTGAAAAGACTAAAGCAACTTCATAAGGAGAAGGTACAGATGGGttcttattgtttttacatggaatacttgattctggtAGCTCAGTAGTGGCATTCAGTAACTGCATATAATTTCTGTCAAGAAAATAGATTCAACGCACTATTTCAAATTAGTCTTCAATCTCAATCAATATTCAGTTCCcatatgtttatttgtttatatggCCATGTCAGCTACATCAGGTTCCTGATCCCCCTGTTTTCCTGTATATTTTTGACAATgtccggctgactgtacattacccTTTACTTATAACGCAGCTCTTTTGAACATCCTGTGGTCAGATGTTTTTGTATTATGACTGCTAAACTGGTCAGCCGATTTCccacatagctgtgctagtttcttGTCTGTTGTATCACTCCGTGGTCTCTCTTTTTTCTCACATAAtacaataatttcaactcatcaataTTTCATGGTCATTTCATTTCCAATATTTCATGTTCGCTTTGCGTCGGGGTCCTGATCGCCTTGTCTGTGTTTATTCTGAGATAAGGACTTTTAGATTCctccgttaaagggatagttcacccaaaaattataattctcatcttttactcacccttatgttatctcaaattcgtatgactttcttctgtggaacacaaagatattttaatggagatatgatgtgtgtttgtctacatgatgcaagtgaatggtgaccaaaactttgaagctccaaaaagcacaatgaggcagcataaaataatccatatgactccagtggtttaattcctgtcttctaaagcgatccaatcggtttttgggtgagaacagaccaaaatataatttgttttttttgttttttttgagagaattatcatttttgggttaactatttctttaattttacTGATTGTGTGTAGGTTTCAATAAAAGCAGATGTTTAAAGCTGCTTTTGATAACTAATAAAATCATCTAATGTCTGTTTACATAACTAATCATGAAATAACAAAAACGgttcaagaagaaaaaaaaaaaattttttttttttgcagaatgtaaccgaaaatgggaacaaagtccctttcagttgttctggagtgaagacattatttttaaatactagTAACCAGTTAATTCCATTCCCGTAACTTTTTAATGAACGGAATTAAACAACTTTTTATTGTTTAGATATTGATtcgaattattgttagatatgatagccaattgtatatttgaaatattttaattatttttggagTATTTATTTAGTATGTATTAAATATTAaggatacatttattaaaaagaggtTAATTTATACATGCTGCTGTATATTATACTTGTTATgctttctatgctgataattcccccacatgaGAAAAAATTTaatcacttattttggtgagggtagtcccttattttgagcttgtttttacagaccaggtcgcttgtttctcttgtgagatctggttACACTACAACTGGTGTAAGGGTGATTATATACAGTTTTTAGCACAGGGTACTGTCATTTCAAAAAAGAGTGGTGTAgatcttaaaattatttgttgACAAGATATCGAAACAAACAGGGTGGGGTGTCCCCTGGGATCTACATCACCTGATGTGATCCCCTGGTGGTGGAATGGAAAAAACACTTGTTTGAACTGAATGTCTGTTTTAGATTAATCGGATACGGCACAAAAACCGGATAAACGTGCATGGGGAAGACATCCCAGATCCTGTCTGCAGTTTTGAGGAGCTGCAGAATGAGTACGATCTGGACCCACGAGTCATTCAGAACATTAAGGCAGCTGGTTTTCAAACCCCCACACCCATTCAGATGCAGGCCATTCCTCTCATGATGcatgtatgtttactgttcatgATTTACACCTGATATGATTGTTTTAGTTTTCCTTATCCCTCATCCTTAATTGGAACATTTTATCATTGACTCCATTTATCTCTTGAATTTTAGGGGAGAGAGATCCTGGCATGTGCTCCTACAGGCTCTGGTAAGACTATGGCCTTCTGCCTGCCCCTGCTGGCCCACCTTCGCCAGCCCCTCAATAAGGGCTTCAGAGCCCTCATCATCTCCCCTACCAGAGAACTTGCCAGTCAGGTAAACATTAAGCCTGCTATTAATCAGTTCTAAGTAGATCATGTTGATGTAGTAAAATCATGTACAGCAAATTATCAACACTGTTTAAACATTGACTGATGTAAATATAGCTATAAAGagagtttgttttgatttttagaCCCACAGAGAGTTGCTCAAGCTGTCCGAGGGAGTGGGCTTCAGAGTTCACATCATCAATAAAGGAGTTGATGCAGTTAAAAAATACGGTCCCAAATCGGCAAAGAAATTTGGTATGTGCAACATTTTGACACGAGAGCTTGGATAATATATTGGTTTATGTTAAAGGTGAAGGGTGTTATTTCTATGCCACTAGAGGCAACATATGTCTGACGTTGATTGGACAAACAGATTGCCCTGCCCCAAACTCTAGCAAtgctttgatagtgccacagagccacagtttttacactttAATGGAAAATCAACCTGAAAATAGGTAACTTATATTTGattatgcatattaagctgataGAGGAGATTCAGTGTGATTCACTTACTTATGTTAAAAACTGTTTGATTTGCAGATATATTGGTTACAACTCCAAATAGACTGATATACTTACTGAATCAAGACCCTCCTGCTGTCACCTTAAAAAGGTAAGTCTGAATTGCAACGCTCTGCAGTTTAGTTTAAGATGGGCAGCAATAGACCGCTACTGTCAGGCTCTGGAGGTAAAAATGCCATTAATTCTCTCCGTAGgtgaatatatttttaatgttttttttatttttttattactttattttttttatccccttttctcccaattttcccACTTCTTagttggtcctcgtggtggcatggttacctcaatctgggtggcagaggacatgtctcagttgcctccaatcaatccacgcatcttatcacgtagctcgttgtgcatgacaccgcggaggctcacagcatgtggaggctcatgctactctccgcgatccacgcacaaattaccgcGTGCCcaattgagagagagaaccacttaatcgcaaccacgaggagattaccccatgtgactctaccctcccttgcaaccaggccaatttggttgcttaggagatctggcttgagtcactcagcacaccctggatttgaactcgtgactccggggtggttgtcagcgtcaatactcgccgagctacccaggcccccatatatatttaatgataacttataaatcttttttttttttattacaatttttattgattcaaacaaGCAGGATTATACAAACGGAgcatacacacactgaatcaatttataaaattgtatgTCCCTTTCCCTgaacacacccccccccccccacctgctACACACAATCAGTGGTCCgatacaaaatgaaaataaccacacacacacacacacatatatatatacagaaaaaaacatttaaaaagaaaacaataaaaaaaatatatatattatattatacataatgtatgtatatataaaatctaatttaacaaatatatatccaaaccaaacaaaatgtctctctccacagcccgtcACCGAGCACcccccaaaaaggccaaaaacctgccccatttcttatcatatgcaaccaaattgccAAGCCGTCTATATGACATCTCTTCAAATTATGCTAccttgcccaattcggtgcaccattcataaaaagagGGAGCGCCCATcaacttccatcccctcacaGTTATCTGTCTCCCGATCATCACCCCAGTGAGGACCCACCTCTTTACATACCCATCAGCTATATCcataaccgccccatcacccaacacaCAAAGTCAAAACAGAACCTGAGTGCCCAGGACCTCGGaaacaaaattctggactctcaaccaaaactcctgaatcctcGAACAAGACCAGAAGGCATGTAATAAATCTCCATCctgaattttggaatatagttcattttaataacattaaccttcccaatcatcgataaatgtaatgaagcccacctgcccacatcactcaaatctttttattaaaaggtcaaaattaactaactaaatcagacaaatttgctgggaataaaatccccaaatacttaatgccccgtttgggccactggaaggtgcccggctggaaagccgttactggacagtacgcagtcagagctgaagcttcggatttagaccaattaactttgtatcctgagaacttggaaaaggaattaataattctgtggaggcaaggcatagatctagtaggttcagagacaaataataagaGCTTccgctttacgcagatgatattatgcgccatacctcccgccattacccctggaaaatcatcctcctttcttatcgcggctgctaatggttccagggcaagacagaacaataatgaggaaagagggcagccctgccgagtgcccctatccagagtaaaataatctgaaattaatccatttgtttgtaccactgctactgggtgtctataaagtaacttagtccaaccaataaatgtactcccgaacccatacatttccaaaatcttaaaaagataatcccattctaccatatcaaacgccttttcggcgtcaagtgagatggcagcgaccggagattgttcattcaccactgaccacatgatattgatgagacgcctaatgttatcagaagagctgttgccccgaataaaccccacctgatctatatgtataagagatgtcataaccttacttaatcagttagctaaaagttttgacaatatttttacatctagttggatcagggagattggacggtaacttttacactcgcttggatctttgtcctttttaagagtcagactgatccgggcttgtgtcatggttggaggaagctttccattctataATGATTcattataaacttctaacaaaagtggagccagttctgtagcataaaatctaaaacaTTCTGCtgcaaatccatctggcccctggagccttgccagtaggtagggacttaattacctcgtcaagctcctccaaggttatctcagaatcaagagtttttttgctcaatcgtcagtttaggaagatctaatggttccacaaagtttctaatatcttcatcaggagacgaagacgtggaactataaagatcaatatagaattctttaaaggcactattaatatcaatggctgaggtaaaaatttcaccaccagcagatttcactgagggaatggtaaaaaaagattctctctgctttatatgtctagccaaaagcttccctgctttgtcaccctgactcaaagtatgactgtcttgccctgaataactaaaactctttccgcaacaaaatagtattatatctatatttcaatcgggtcaattctctgaggccatcagctgacatacagtgcttcagctctgcctctgcacttttaatattcccttccaactccacaagttctcgtgctttggattttttgatgaatgaggcatactgtatgatccggcccctaagaactgccttaagtgcctcccaagtcatgcccacagaggatactgaggaccagttggtctccatataaacattgatttcagtctttaacatttgttggaaatcaggattttgcaaaagggacacattaaggtgccaactatatgatttctttttctctatttgtggcatcacctctaaactcaccagggtgtgatctgagactaaaatgtttccaattgagcaatccacaacagatgaaatgagggatttggatatcaaaaaaaaaaatctattctagaataaatattatggctgatgaaaaaaatgtatagtccctaccagatgggttcaaaagtctccaaatatctgcgagaccaagatttttacacatcctgtgaagcgttactattgctctagggagcttacacacttttgcttcactatgatcaaggactgcgtccatcaaaagattaaagtctcctcccaatattatatcatgaggggtgccagcggtttgcagcatcccttcaagatctataaaaaagccctgatcattagcgttaggtgcgtaaatattagccaaaatcaatctttgcctttgaatttcagcaaaaacaataatgactctccctaatttatctttagtctgtttgagacatttgaattgtaaatgtttattaatcaatataatgactcccttgctcttacttgagccaacactaaagaaaacatgtccaccccatatcttcccaaatttttcagcttcctgcggggagagatgtgtttcttgtggaagcactatatcatatttcttacgtttaagaaaagtaataaccttccttctttttatggggtgccccaacccattcacattccatgtggagagagatagtacactcattaacatatgacattttgatatagtagaaaaaataaattgtcaaaaacaaaattatacagaccacattccccattagtgaaacaatcaaaccccgaacaaaacaaacagaaaaaagataaacgtgcttattaaccccacgcacgaaagcgccaaccggcgacagtcCCTCTAAACAAAAGGTCCATGAACTTtcccattggattgctcaatttaaattacataacagaaaatactttgtaaaataacccccagccaataggaagaatgaacacaaagaatgtgtagaactgtctcaaaggtgtgatcttccacaaagcAAATTCCAGCTGATAAAATGTTCAAATATGTTCCATGAGCTgactgttatgagttcaacggatgacgtaatcattccaatgtcccgcaaaaatactcaacaaaacaaattacagccagcaggaggaataagcatgaagaacgaacagattaatccacagctgttccaaaggagtgttattcaacagaacaagctccagccactaggcagaaccaatacataaagaaacaaaaccggcatcccggttccctggatggtcgagtcaattcacttggagggtgcataaaagtatataccatgacttacacaatccgtcaactttataaaagacatcctttgtgtgagcatgtag
Proteins encoded in this region:
- the LOC127429183 gene encoding probable ATP-dependent RNA helicase DDX52, giving the protein MDTFDLFRKLGAGAKFDLKKFAKDAERFKVVKSQSKDSSNQLAGISFFGTERHESASLESRLSEEDEYDDDDDDEEEEEEIDGEQVSDKRKRSEVDEPVKAARKKSKGDKKKPEEHETNSGGEQEGVGIQWMSSQDKAKDPKTKDKVSKDKPSVKRLKQLHKEKINRIRHKNRINVHGEDIPDPVCSFEELQNEYDLDPRVIQNIKAAGFQTPTPIQMQAIPLMMHGREILACAPTGSGKTMAFCLPLLAHLRQPLNKGFRALIISPTRELASQTHRELLKLSEGVGFRVHIINKGVDAVKKYGPKSAKKFDILVTTPNRLIYLLNQDPPAVTLKSVEWLVVDESDKLFEDGKTGFREQLATIFLACSSPKIRRALFSATFATDVEQWCQLNLDSLVSVNIGPRNSAAETVEQELLFVGSENGKLLAMRNLIKKGFLPPVLVFVQSIERARELFHELVYEGINVDVIHADRTQQQRDNVVSSFRSGKIWVLICTALLARGIDFKGVNLVINYDFPTTAVEYIHRIGRTGRAGHKGKAITFFTEDDKPLLRSVASVIKQAGCPVPGYMMGFKKIKGKVKRQLAKKPPRRSTIRTTPRFLMKKKPFKGKGKKGKSATKASGETSEISSKS
- the LOC127429197 gene encoding leucine-rich repeat and immunoglobulin-like domain-containing nogo receptor-interacting protein 1, whose amino-acid sequence is MKAKSWKSMGSLKVIALYVVFCGFLSAVTSFSLSNCTITTSQYNIQLKVLCYKMGFFSVPPQIPSNTQILDVSYNAFVQIKVGDYQNFVHLTDLNISNNKIAWIQEGVFDGLSNLTHLNLANKKLEGVSSGMLRSLTNLLVLLLDANNSEDIEESAFSTLQNLKVLNLTNNHLHYIERVKPVLASPGLEELYTGSNHFDVFNSTEMSTKPLSLKKLDF